The following nucleotide sequence is from Roseivirga sp. BDSF3-8.
CGCATTGCGGAGCCTTCCGGAGATGGCTGGATAGTCAATGAATGGATAAAAAAGGCAGTAATCCTTTATTTCCCTATTCAGAAAATGCAGGTCATAGAGACCGGCCCGTTCGAATTTCATGATAAGATTAAGTTAAAGTCCGGCTTTGATAAGCTGGGCGTGAGAGTCGTTCCCCATGCTATTGCCCGGTACGGATCATTTCTCTCCAAAGGTGTCATCATGATGCCCTCATACGTTAATATAGGCGCTTATGTAGGCGAAGGTACCATGGTAGATACCTGGGCCACCGTCGGCAGTTGTGCTCAGATAGGGTCCAATGTGCATCTTAGCGGGGGAGTAGGCATAGGGGGCGTATTAGAGCCTGTACAGGCAGCTCCTGTAATTATAGAAAACAATGCTTTTATTGGGTCCCGTTGTATCCTTGTAGAAGGTGTAAGGGTAGGAAAAGAGGCTGTTTTAGGGGCGAATGTCACCATCACAGCCAGTAGCAAGATCATTGATGTCACCGGTGATGAGCCTGTGGAGTATAAAGGATATGTACCCGAGCGATCTGTTGTGATTCCCGGTAGCTACACTAAAAAGTTTCCGGCCGGAGACTTTCAGGTACCCTGTGCCCTCATCATTGGCAAGCGTAAGGAGAGTACGGACAAAAAGACCTCTCTGAACGAGGCACTCAGGGAAAACGACGTCGCTGTCTAAATTTTATCAGCCTGTCCTGTAAGATTCTTAGCCTCATTGCTCTAGACTTTTACTTCATGCTGTGTATCTTTAAGATTGTACCGGTAACTATTCCGGTACTTCTGATTTTATCGAAACCGGCAGCATGTTAAATAATATTTTATTATTTCTCTACCTCTTTTCTGCTTCAATCTTTGCTTCAGGTGATGACTCAAAGGTTGTTGATAGTCAGTTTGTTGTAAACAAAGGAGAGAAACTGGAGTACAAGGTAAGCTTTGGCTTCCTGACTGTAGGTGAGGCTACCATGAAGGTACGTGAAAAGACCTATCGCGTACAGGATGCAGGTTGTTATAAAGTAGATATTTTCGGAAAGACCAGTGGGGCTGTGGGTTGGGTGACCCGGGTAAATGATCATTGGGGTGCCTACATCGATAAAGAAAGCTATCAGCCCTACATTTCCTACCGGAATATTGAGGAGGGAAGGTACAGAAAGAATGAACTTGTACGCTTTTACCACGAATCCGGTAAAGTGGAAGCTAAAGAGGTCAATCAAAAGACCGGTGAGTATAAAGAACCCACTATTTACGATGCCAGGGGCAAGCAGCTCTTCGATATGATCGGCGGCTACATGCACTTAAGGTCCATTGATTTTGATAGCTACGAGATAGGGGACACTATAAAGGTTGATGCCTTCTTTGAAGATACGATTTATGATTTTCGCATCATTTACCAGGGAAAAGACGTTGTAAAGACTAAAGTAGGTAGCGTAAGGGCCTTCAAACTGGTACCGATCATGCCCGACAATAAGCTGTTTGATGGTGAAAATGCAATAGCTACCTGGTTTTCAGACGATCAGAATAAAATTCCTCTGAAGGTAAAAGCTGATATGTTCGTAGGTAGTGTTACAGTTGACCTCGTAGACCATCAAAACCTTACATCCCCTCTTGCCCTGGTAGAAGACTAGATATCTCTCTGCCTGTTCCACAAACTTTTATGAATATCCTGCTGTTTTTTACTCTTACTAAGAAGCAGAGGTAATGTATTGCCTCATTCTTCACATTTAAATTTGTATTGCACTATTGTGCCTCAAGGGAAACCTTTATTTTTGTGGGCGCAATTGAAAAATAGAACTGATGAGATACCTCAAAGTATACCTGCCGGTAGTCATACTGAGCCTTATGTCATGGGCCTGTGAATCGGAAGAGCAGATGGCGGGTGATAAGTACTTTAACCAGAAGGATTATGAAAAGGCCATTGAAGCCTATACTACTCACCTGGAAACATCTCCTAATGATGTGGAAAGCATCTATAACCGGGGAGTGGCTTACGCTGAAACCGGGCAGGGGGAGAAGGC
It contains:
- a CDS encoding DUF3108 domain-containing protein; protein product: MLNNILLFLYLFSASIFASGDDSKVVDSQFVVNKGEKLEYKVSFGFLTVGEATMKVREKTYRVQDAGCYKVDIFGKTSGAVGWVTRVNDHWGAYIDKESYQPYISYRNIEEGRYRKNELVRFYHESGKVEAKEVNQKTGEYKEPTIYDARGKQLFDMIGGYMHLRSIDFDSYEIGDTIKVDAFFEDTIYDFRIIYQGKDVVKTKVGSVRAFKLVPIMPDNKLFDGENAIATWFSDDQNKIPLKVKADMFVGSVTVDLVDHQNLTSPLALVED
- a CDS encoding 2,3,4,5-tetrahydropyridine-2,6-dicarboxylate N-succinyltransferase gives rise to the protein MELKDLIERAWENREYLKEKETLIAIKTIIDELDKGTKRIAEPSGDGWIVNEWIKKAVILYFPIQKMQVIETGPFEFHDKIKLKSGFDKLGVRVVPHAIARYGSFLSKGVIMMPSYVNIGAYVGEGTMVDTWATVGSCAQIGSNVHLSGGVGIGGVLEPVQAAPVIIENNAFIGSRCILVEGVRVGKEAVLGANVTITASSKIIDVTGDEPVEYKGYVPERSVVIPGSYTKKFPAGDFQVPCALIIGKRKESTDKKTSLNEALRENDVAV